A section of the Clostridium omnivorum genome encodes:
- a CDS encoding ABC transporter ATP-binding protein gives MMKNSLIKKSMTNVLKSNALMSILLLIAIIGVVVTSLIPPQILKYIVDHNLVARSYDKLLFLAIAYIGVLLFIGVFDFVKEAILTVLGQKITKEIRVQMMEKLQRINASFFSSNSSGIVVSRFTNDVDAINTLFTSGIIGMVVDCFKVIGIVVSIWMFSSKLGAVTLILLPAIYGITRLFQKRMLKAQIENRILISKVNNHISESIKNVKMIKAYSKENFMEKNYTKYLLDNYKTVEKVNFYDSVFSPIIQLTRAVVIAFIVVLSSKHLNYLGISLGMVAASIELISNLFTPIENLGMELQDIQEAISGIHRVDDFYSEAEDNFKKNALKVEDIIPVKGEVRLSFNDISFHYEDDNDVLQNINLNLVSNEKVTFVGRTGVGKSTLFKLIMGLLKPSKGNITINGVDVYDIPNSEKRKIFGYVNQSFHIIKGNVADQISLQDKNITRKQVEEAIEFVGMTDYIWSLENGMDTKVTSDTLFSQGQKQLLAIARAIVTNPPILLLDEITANLDSITEDKIVSVLKKASDAHTILSISHRLSSMIASDRVVILEKGRIKNVGAPEVLLQKDNWYRSHIALEKMTWN, from the coding sequence ATGATGAAGAATAGTTTGATAAAAAAGTCCATGACTAATGTTTTAAAAAGCAACGCTTTAATGAGCATACTGTTACTTATCGCTATTATTGGTGTTGTAGTAACTAGCTTAATCCCTCCTCAAATTTTAAAATACATTGTAGACCATAATCTAGTTGCAAGAAGCTATGATAAACTGCTTTTTTTAGCTATAGCCTATATTGGAGTGCTTCTATTTATAGGAGTGTTTGACTTTGTTAAAGAAGCTATACTTACTGTACTTGGGCAAAAAATTACTAAAGAAATACGAGTACAGATGATGGAAAAGCTCCAAAGAATAAATGCTAGCTTCTTTTCCTCTAATAGCTCAGGGATAGTTGTTTCTCGTTTTACAAATGATGTTGATGCAATTAATACACTATTTACAAGCGGCATTATAGGAATGGTGGTTGACTGCTTCAAGGTAATAGGAATAGTAGTTTCAATTTGGATGTTTAGTTCTAAGCTTGGAGCTGTTACTTTAATACTGCTGCCAGCTATTTATGGTATTACAAGACTTTTTCAAAAGAGAATGCTTAAAGCACAGATTGAAAACAGGATACTTATAAGTAAGGTAAATAATCATATTTCAGAAAGCATAAAAAATGTAAAGATGATTAAAGCTTACAGCAAAGAAAACTTCATGGAAAAGAATTATACTAAGTATTTGCTTGATAACTATAAAACAGTTGAAAAGGTTAATTTTTATGATTCTGTATTTTCACCAATTATTCAACTTACTCGTGCTGTGGTCATAGCTTTCATTGTAGTGCTATCATCAAAACATCTGAACTATTTAGGTATATCTCTAGGAATGGTTGCAGCATCAATTGAATTAATATCTAACTTATTTACACCTATAGAAAACCTTGGAATGGAACTTCAAGACATTCAAGAAGCAATTTCAGGTATTCACAGAGTAGATGATTTTTATAGTGAAGCTGAGGATAACTTTAAGAAAAATGCTTTGAAAGTGGAAGATATTATACCTGTAAAGGGAGAAGTGAGATTATCCTTTAATGATATCTCCTTTCATTATGAGGATGATAATGATGTGTTACAAAATATTAATCTTAATTTAGTATCAAATGAGAAGGTTACTTTTGTTGGCAGAACAGGTGTAGGAAAGTCCACCTTATTTAAGCTTATTATGGGACTTTTAAAGCCATCAAAGGGTAATATCACAATCAATGGGGTTGATGTCTATGATATACCAAACTCAGAAAAACGAAAGATATTTGGATACGTGAACCAAAGCTTTCATATTATCAAAGGAAATGTTGCAGATCAAATAAGTCTTCAAGATAAAAACATTACAAGAAAGCAAGTTGAGGAAGCTATAGAGTTTGTAGGTATGACAGATTATATATGGTCCCTGGAAAATGGAATGGATACAAAAGTAACTAGTGATACACTTTTTTCACAAGGACAAAAACAGCTTTTGGCAATAGCTAGGGCTATTGTAACTAACCCTCCCATACTATTACTAGATGAGATTACTGCAAATCTTGATTCTATTACAGAGGATAAGATAGTGTCTGTACTTAAAAAGGCAAGTGATGCCCATACAATATTATCTATATCTCACAGACTATCATCTATGATTGCCAGCGATAGAGTGGTTATCTTAGAAAAAGGAAGAATAAAAAATGTTGGTGCACCAGAAGTGCTCCTACAAAAGGACAATTGGTATCGCAGCCATATTGCACTTGAGAAAATGACCTGGAACTAG
- a CDS encoding ABC transporter ATP-binding protein produces the protein MKIEPMREPDKIINYWKKEKLVVAFIVIFGLTFNISTILGPIYQGKLIDSIAHESNLSSVLILAVTYVVLIGIIQLLRYFKRFYIRRFANSTSAAMRLMIYNSIMHKSTAELDNENAGNLMTRAISDVDLCVEGMRKFTTEVFDTGVLMASYLVSMLVYDVKITLISIVFIPVAMLIAEKLKSVIYKYSKDYRKKTSEVTDFTYDIIDNFMLYRVNGMELQNRERYNNELEDLQNKAIKANILENSMQPIYNVIAMLGVITVIYLGGTKVISGSWTVGVFSTYITMFTAMAVKASKAAKLFNSVQKSQVSWKRIKPYLKEYESKDTNTEINESNTVLSVKNLSFAYEEGKDNIIENISFEGKKGEIIGITGSIASGKSTLVLSLLGLYPYSGSIKIDGKELKDYTEYERSQMISYLGHNPQLLSDTIYNNITLGCEADVTSVLKEVCFDTDLAAMPEEQDTLVGNSGIKLSGGQQARVALARALLNKNKIIILDDPFSAVDMKTEEKIIENLKNNYNDSLIILVSHRLSIFSKIDKILLLKNDKTVEYGTHEELMKRSEVYETIFNLQYAEGGTNDEE, from the coding sequence TTGAAAATTGAGCCTATGAGAGAGCCGGATAAAATTATAAACTACTGGAAAAAAGAAAAGCTGGTTGTAGCTTTTATTGTTATATTTGGATTAACCTTTAATATTTCAACTATTTTAGGACCTATATACCAAGGAAAACTTATAGATTCTATTGCCCATGAGAGCAATTTATCTTCTGTTTTAATACTTGCAGTTACCTATGTTGTACTTATTGGAATAATTCAGCTTTTACGCTACTTTAAGCGCTTTTATATAAGGCGTTTTGCTAATAGCACTAGTGCTGCTATGAGGCTTATGATATACAATAGCATAATGCATAAGAGCACAGCTGAGCTTGATAATGAAAATGCCGGAAATTTAATGACAAGAGCTATTTCCGATGTAGATCTATGTGTAGAGGGAATGCGAAAATTCACTACTGAAGTTTTTGATACCGGTGTTTTAATGGCATCTTACTTAGTTTCCATGCTTGTTTATGATGTGAAAATAACTTTGATTTCTATTGTTTTTATCCCTGTTGCTATGCTGATAGCTGAAAAATTAAAAAGTGTTATTTATAAGTATTCTAAAGACTATCGTAAAAAGACTAGCGAAGTTACTGACTTTACTTATGATATAATTGACAATTTTATGCTGTACCGTGTAAATGGAATGGAGTTACAAAACAGAGAAAGGTACAATAATGAACTGGAAGACCTGCAAAACAAGGCAATAAAAGCTAATATACTGGAAAACTCTATGCAGCCTATCTATAACGTTATAGCAATGCTTGGCGTAATAACTGTAATTTATTTGGGTGGTACTAAAGTAATTAGTGGAAGTTGGACTGTAGGAGTATTTTCCACTTACATTACTATGTTTACTGCAATGGCAGTAAAGGCGAGTAAAGCAGCCAAGCTATTTAATTCTGTTCAAAAATCTCAGGTTTCTTGGAAGAGAATTAAACCTTATCTTAAGGAATATGAGAGTAAGGATACTAACACTGAAATAAATGAAAGTAATACAGTATTATCAGTTAAAAACCTTAGTTTTGCCTATGAAGAAGGTAAGGATAATATTATTGAAAACATAAGCTTTGAAGGCAAGAAAGGTGAAATTATAGGGATAACAGGTTCTATTGCTTCTGGTAAATCTACACTGGTTTTATCTTTACTTGGGTTATATCCTTATTCGGGAAGCATAAAAATAGACGGCAAGGAGCTTAAGGATTATACAGAATATGAGCGCAGCCAAATGATTTCATACTTAGGACATAATCCACAGCTTCTTTCAGACACCATTTATAACAATATTACATTGGGATGTGAAGCAGATGTTACCTCTGTATTAAAGGAGGTATGCTTTGACACAGATTTAGCGGCAATGCCTGAAGAACAAGATACTTTAGTTGGAAATAGCGGAATCAAATTAAGTGGAGGACAGCAGGCTAGAGTAGCGCTTGCAAGGGCGCTGCTTAATAAAAACAAAATTATAATATTAGATGACCCATTTTCAGCTGTTGATATGAAAACTGAGGAAAAAATAATTGAAAACTTGAAGAATAATTATAATGATAGCTTAATTATTTTAGTTTCTCATCGTTTATCGATTTTCAGTAAAATAGATAAAATTCTACTGCTAAAAAATGATAAAACAGTTGAGTATGGAACTCATGAGGAACTGATGAAAAGATCCGAAGTTTATGAAACTATATTTAATTTACAGTATGCAGAAGGGGGGACAAATGATGAAGAATAG
- a CDS encoding Chromate resistance protein ChrB, with translation MNWRTLIYQIPREPQKNRMAVWRKLKSIGALNVFQSIWILPDTEEAEEEFNKLEEQINNSGGQSISCITLIEDENKNKKLIEQFNKERELDYKELIEKCDDFVAEIDKETKRENYTFAEIEENEHEIKKLSVWLKKIEKKDYFECELKLEILRRIDECSELLNQFSNKVFEVDDSSK, from the coding sequence TTGAATTGGAGAACCTTGATATATCAAATTCCAAGAGAACCGCAGAAAAATAGAATGGCTGTATGGAGAAAACTAAAGTCTATTGGTGCTCTGAATGTTTTTCAATCTATATGGATTTTACCCGATACCGAGGAGGCTGAGGAGGAGTTTAATAAGCTTGAAGAACAAATTAATAACAGTGGTGGACAAAGCATAAGCTGCATTACTTTAATAGAAGATGAAAATAAAAATAAAAAGCTAATTGAGCAATTTAATAAAGAACGAGAACTAGATTATAAGGAACTAATTGAAAAGTGTGATGATTTTGTAGCTGAAATTGATAAAGAGACTAAAAGGGAGAACTATACTTTTGCCGAAATAGAAGAAAATGAACATGAGATAAAGAAGTTAAGTGTATGGTTAAAAAAGATAGAGAAGAAGGATTACTTTGAATGTGAACTTAAACTTGAAATACTTAGGAGAATTGATGAATGCTCAGAATTATTAAATCAATTTAGTAATAAAGTTTTTGAAGTTGACGATAGCAGTAAGTAA
- a CDS encoding FAD-binding oxidoreductase produces MRRFISQIENIEKVSEEIAVLKKNGKDYSIDRGRTQKLIDRLHPKKVELVLSEIIGRTDEAKTFRFVSKNGYLPPFEAGQYINIFAEIDGVRTSRPYSLSSSPRQRAYYDITIARIKRGFVSDYFLDKAKVGDSFEASAPAGEFHYNPVFHGKDLVFLAGGSGITPFMSMTKEVLNVGLDRNIHLIYGARTEKSAIFLEELRDLSARHDNFKFTLIVSEPTEDYKGETGFITGECIKKQIKNLDSATFYICGPQVMYDFCKSELSKLGVENKRIHQEMFGSRQDIQNEPGWPENLTGKEEFTVNLSDGRKIKVLSGESLLTSLERAGVRVNVCCRSGECSLCRVKLVSGKVFMPRGVLLRYVDEKYGYIHSCKAYPMSDLEVIL; encoded by the coding sequence ATGAGAAGATTCATATCACAAATCGAAAATATTGAGAAAGTATCTGAAGAAATAGCAGTACTTAAAAAGAATGGTAAGGATTATAGCATTGATAGAGGAAGAACTCAAAAATTAATTGACAGGCTTCATCCTAAAAAAGTAGAACTTGTTTTATCAGAAATAATAGGCAGAACTGATGAAGCAAAAACCTTCCGTTTTGTATCAAAAAATGGCTACCTTCCTCCTTTTGAAGCAGGGCAATATATTAATATATTTGCAGAAATAGATGGTGTACGTACAAGCAGACCTTACAGCTTATCATCATCACCTAGACAAAGAGCATATTATGATATAACAATTGCTAGGATTAAAAGAGGTTTTGTGTCGGATTATTTTTTAGATAAGGCTAAAGTTGGAGATAGCTTTGAAGCTAGTGCTCCTGCTGGAGAATTTCACTATAATCCAGTATTTCACGGAAAAGATTTAGTTTTCTTAGCTGGAGGAAGCGGTATTACACCTTTTATGAGTATGACTAAAGAAGTTTTAAATGTGGGACTTGATAGAAATATTCACTTAATATATGGTGCAAGAACAGAGAAGTCTGCTATTTTCTTAGAAGAGCTAAGAGATTTAAGTGCTAGACATGATAATTTTAAATTTACACTTATAGTTTCAGAACCTACTGAAGATTATAAAGGGGAAACAGGTTTTATTACCGGTGAGTGTATCAAAAAGCAGATTAAAAACTTGGATTCAGCAACCTTCTACATTTGCGGACCACAAGTTATGTATGATTTTTGCAAAAGTGAGCTTTCAAAGTTAGGTGTTGAAAATAAAAGAATCCATCAGGAAATGTTTGGTTCAAGGCAGGACATCCAAAATGAACCAGGATGGCCTGAAAATTTAACTGGAAAAGAAGAGTTTACAGTTAATCTTTCTGATGGAAGAAAGATTAAAGTACTATCAGGAGAATCCTTATTAACTTCTCTTGAAAGAGCAGGAGTTAGAGTTAACGTATGCTGCCGCTCAGGAGAATGTAGTTTATGCCGTGTTAAGCTAGTATCAGGTAAGGTATTTATGCCTCGCGGTGTACTATTACGTTATGTTGATGAAAAATACGGATATATTCACTCTTGTAAGGCATATCCAATGAGTGATTTGGAAGTAATTTTATAA
- a CDS encoding phytoene desaturase family protein, with translation MHYDVIVIGGGNGGLSTGATLAKKGKKVCLLERHNIPGGCGTSFRRGRFEFEVALHQLSSVGTKENPGPTRMIFEELGIMDQLDMFTLDNLYRVVLPGKIDVTMPTDFGQAIAYLSKRFPQYTEEIKSFYNLVFTLFNEANQIPNMPEEQITKEKFPTYFKYALKNAQEVLDEFFTDKELQLCLNAYWSFMGTPPAIFPFIILAGNISVYMHFKPKYLKGGSQVISQALAEVIRNNNGEVIFNCGVKKIIVKDGKAVGVITENNEELTADVIVSNISPTATYFDLMDSEDVPEEAVNYLSNFKPSISAVTCFIGLDCPPEEVGIKESMNIFYKSADVNKDFAKASVLEISDDPVVFTCYTIDDPTVSPKGTSIITAGCIKYGKPWVELSPEKYHETKYECANDIIERIEENYPGFRSHIEEISVATPLTHMRYLNTPEGCVYGYEQDLASTGFFYPNQSLMSNLEFAGGFVGLCGFSPNYIQGYKKANEILKKYWKEVV, from the coding sequence ATGCATTATGACGTAATCGTTATAGGTGGCGGAAATGGTGGGTTATCTACCGGGGCAACACTTGCTAAAAAGGGCAAGAAGGTATGCTTACTTGAAAGACACAATATTCCTGGTGGTTGTGGTACAAGCTTTAGACGCGGAAGATTTGAGTTTGAAGTTGCACTGCACCAATTGAGCTCAGTTGGAACAAAAGAAAATCCAGGTCCAACAAGAATGATCTTCGAGGAATTAGGAATAATGGATCAACTGGATATGTTCACATTGGATAATTTATATAGAGTTGTTCTTCCTGGAAAAATAGATGTGACAATGCCTACAGATTTTGGACAAGCAATAGCATATTTATCTAAAAGGTTTCCACAATATACAGAAGAAATAAAGAGTTTTTATAATTTGGTCTTCACACTATTTAATGAAGCAAATCAAATTCCAAATATGCCAGAAGAGCAAATAACAAAAGAAAAATTTCCTACATACTTTAAATACGCATTGAAAAATGCTCAGGAAGTTTTAGATGAATTTTTTACAGACAAAGAGCTTCAATTATGTCTTAATGCATATTGGTCATTTATGGGAACACCACCTGCAATATTCCCTTTTATTATATTAGCTGGCAATATATCAGTTTATATGCACTTTAAGCCAAAGTATTTAAAAGGTGGATCACAGGTTATCTCTCAGGCACTTGCTGAAGTAATTAGAAATAACAATGGAGAAGTAATATTTAATTGCGGAGTAAAGAAGATTATTGTAAAAGACGGTAAAGCAGTAGGAGTTATTACAGAAAATAATGAAGAACTAACAGCTGATGTCATAGTTTCTAACATTAGTCCAACTGCAACATATTTTGATTTAATGGATTCTGAGGATGTGCCTGAAGAGGCAGTTAATTATTTAAGTAATTTTAAACCAAGTATATCTGCAGTTACATGCTTTATAGGACTTGACTGTCCACCTGAAGAAGTGGGTATAAAAGAATCTATGAACATATTCTATAAATCTGCAGATGTTAACAAGGATTTTGCAAAGGCAAGTGTTTTGGAAATTAGCGATGATCCAGTAGTTTTCACCTGCTATACAATAGACGATCCAACAGTGTCACCTAAAGGTACAAGTATTATTACTGCAGGATGTATAAAGTATGGTAAGCCATGGGTTGAACTATCCCCAGAAAAATATCATGAAACAAAGTATGAGTGTGCAAATGATATAATTGAACGTATTGAAGAAAATTATCCTGGCTTTAGATCACATATTGAAGAAATTTCAGTTGCTACACCATTAACTCATATGAGATATCTAAATACTCCAGAAGGATGTGTTTATGGGTATGAGCAAGATTTAGCATCTACAGGATTTTTCTATCCAAATCAATCACTTATGTCTAACTTAGAATTTGCAGGTGGATTTGTTGGATTGTGTGGATTTAGCCCAAATTATATTCAAGGATATAAAAAGGCAAATGAAATTCTTAAGAAATACTGGAAGGAGGTCGTTTAA
- a CDS encoding DUF5692 family protein — translation MFLFQPIPWYSWLMFFAVLGGLMLFNEIGRYNKKTGIVMFVVLPIILTIFVWPKTSGPNSGQSTANWFQWAKTYSALAGCLIFMGLRFSKKIQGKKWYYILPTAILSINILEAVVREFEVRGMNEVINGMTYMGGTWNILNGIAGILNILTICGWFGIFVSTDKQKDMIWPDMMWFWIIAYDLWNFAYLYNCVTDRALYGGLALLLSCTIPAFFIKKGAWLQHRAQTLAIWMMVVMSVPQVFTEGKFAVASTHNPKAYMFVSVIALASNIAVAVFEVYTIIKTKRNPFKEDLYKDLKSYQDIKKENI, via the coding sequence ATGTTTCTATTTCAACCAATTCCATGGTACTCTTGGTTAATGTTTTTTGCAGTGTTAGGGGGGTTAATGCTTTTTAACGAGATTGGACGTTATAACAAGAAAACTGGTATCGTAATGTTTGTAGTATTACCAATCATTTTGACTATCTTTGTTTGGCCGAAAACTTCTGGACCAAATTCAGGTCAATCTACAGCTAACTGGTTTCAATGGGCAAAGACTTATTCAGCACTTGCTGGCTGTCTAATTTTTATGGGCTTACGTTTTTCAAAGAAAATACAAGGAAAGAAGTGGTATTACATATTACCTACAGCTATTTTAAGTATTAATATTCTTGAAGCTGTTGTTCGTGAATTTGAAGTTCGCGGAATGAATGAAGTAATTAACGGTATGACCTATATGGGTGGTACTTGGAATATTTTAAATGGTATTGCAGGTATTCTAAATATATTAACTATTTGCGGATGGTTTGGAATCTTTGTAAGTACTGATAAACAAAAGGATATGATCTGGCCAGATATGATGTGGTTTTGGATTATAGCTTATGACTTATGGAACTTTGCATACCTATATAATTGTGTTACAGATCGTGCTTTATATGGCGGATTAGCACTACTTCTATCTTGCACAATACCTGCATTCTTCATAAAGAAAGGTGCTTGGCTGCAGCATCGTGCACAGACACTGGCTATTTGGATGATGGTTGTTATGTCTGTCCCACAAGTCTTTACAGAAGGTAAATTTGCGGTTGCATCTACACATAATCCAAAAGCATATATGTTCGTAAGTGTTATTGCACTTGCTTCTAATATTGCAGTAGCAGTTTTTGAAGTTTATACAATTATTAAAACTAAGAGAAATCCATTTAAAGAAGATCTTTATAAAGACCTTAAATCCTATCAAGATATTAAAAAAGAAAATATTTAA
- a CDS encoding TetR/AcrR family transcriptional regulator, whose translation MRENGKNKRKQKIINAAIEVIQEKNVEEATVREIAEKAGLTTGSIYHHYKNKDELLYDVINQSIHFVHKLSVMSESKIKDKNQVLSEVKSEVALRLSKTDEQKLHILLLSDVISRNDEMNEKYKQNYESIINKVADMFFYAFGIENTELKKSLSAIFIAALDGIAIQTALGVLPETQDKFTEIFNNFFSQSVPMFLEKGMDLEKE comes from the coding sequence ATGAGAGAAAATGGTAAAAATAAGAGAAAACAAAAGATAATAAATGCTGCAATTGAGGTAATTCAAGAGAAGAACGTAGAAGAAGCTACTGTGCGAGAAATTGCAGAAAAGGCTGGATTAACTACAGGTTCTATATACCATCATTATAAAAATAAGGATGAATTGCTTTACGATGTAATAAATCAATCTATTCATTTTGTTCATAAACTTTCAGTAATGAGTGAGTCAAAAATAAAGGATAAGAATCAGGTTTTATCTGAAGTAAAAAGTGAGGTAGCACTTCGTCTGTCAAAAACTGATGAGCAAAAGCTTCATATCTTATTACTAAGTGATGTAATTTCAAGAAATGATGAAATGAATGAGAAGTACAAACAAAATTATGAAAGCATAATAAATAAAGTTGCAGATATGTTTTTTTATGCCTTTGGTATAGAAAATACAGAACTTAAAAAAAGTTTATCTGCAATATTTATAGCAGCATTAGATGGAATTGCAATTCAAACAGCTTTAGGTGTTTTACCTGAAACTCAAGATAAATTTACTGAAATATTTAACAATTTCTTTTCCCAGAGTGTTCCAATGTTTTTGGAAAAAGGCATGGACTTAGAAAAGGAATAA
- a CDS encoding acyl-CoA thioesterase yields MTNNISFSRAETCLIMEPSHSNPHGNVHGGELMKIMDNTAGIAAAKHAKGDVVTARVDEIVFHKAIHIGDIVTCVAQLCYVGKSSMQVMVSIGVHELDNYSEPDTALTAFFTMVHMVDNKPAKVPELVVSTKEEEELYKLGEKKHLEIKSKYKK; encoded by the coding sequence ATGACAAATAACATTTCTTTTTCCAGAGCTGAAACATGCCTAATAATGGAGCCTTCTCATAGTAATCCACATGGGAATGTACATGGCGGAGAACTAATGAAAATTATGGATAATACCGCAGGTATAGCAGCTGCTAAGCATGCAAAAGGTGACGTTGTAACTGCAAGAGTTGATGAGATTGTATTTCATAAAGCTATACATATAGGTGATATTGTAACCTGTGTGGCCCAGCTTTGTTATGTAGGTAAATCTTCAATGCAGGTAATGGTAAGCATTGGAGTTCACGAATTAGATAATTATTCGGAACCTGATACGGCGTTAACAGCTTTTTTTACTATGGTGCATATGGTGGATAATAAGCCTGCAAAAGTACCTGAATTAGTGGTTTCCACTAAAGAGGAAGAGGAACTTTATAAACTTGGCGAGAAAAAGCACTTAGAGATAAAATCAAAATATAAAAAATAA
- a CDS encoding MarR family winged helix-turn-helix transcriptional regulator, whose translation MDKFDNMEDYTFIFGTLFVVANKMDTLLEKELKEYDVTSKQWLLSAVLDSLFDYPPTIKEAAREMGSSHQNVKQLALKLEQKGLLALEKDKKDARATRLRLTEESLSLWSNAESKGIKFIQNIFKDIDKEEISKVRKVLEKIQFNLDQLEKADID comes from the coding sequence TTGGATAAGTTTGATAATATGGAGGATTATACATTTATTTTTGGAACTCTTTTTGTAGTTGCTAATAAGATGGATACCTTATTGGAAAAGGAACTAAAAGAATATGATGTAACATCTAAGCAGTGGTTGCTGTCAGCAGTTCTTGACAGCTTATTTGATTATCCACCTACAATTAAGGAAGCAGCAAGAGAGATGGGTAGTTCACACCAAAATGTGAAGCAGCTTGCACTTAAATTGGAGCAAAAAGGATTGCTGGCTTTAGAGAAAGATAAAAAGGATGCAAGAGCAACTCGACTGAGATTAACTGAAGAGAGCCTTTCACTTTGGTCTAATGCAGAATCAAAAGGTATAAAATTTATCCAAAATATATTTAAAGATATTGATAAGGAGGAAATTTCAAAAGTAAGAAAAGTACTTGAAAAAATACAATTCAATTTGGATCAATTGGAAAAAGCAGATATTGATTAA
- a CDS encoding TetR/AcrR family transcriptional regulator, translating into MKKQPEVTAQTRQNLIDAFWSLYCEKRIENITVKEITNKAGYNRGTFYEYFTDVYDVLEQIEQSLIPGIDELPPVNFQNENIGMPLNMFMKLYEHNSKYYSVLLGDNGDPSFASKLKNATKPTLRQTFYNNNIDPVEFDFVLEYVLSSMIGIMSYWFRKNKVLPAERLIELIAELTENGVKKYLL; encoded by the coding sequence ATGAAAAAACAGCCAGAGGTAACAGCGCAGACAAGGCAAAATTTAATAGATGCTTTTTGGTCATTATACTGTGAAAAAAGAATTGAGAATATAACTGTAAAGGAAATTACTAATAAGGCAGGTTATAATAGAGGAACTTTTTATGAGTATTTTACCGATGTTTATGATGTGCTTGAACAAATAGAACAATCACTGATTCCAGGAATTGATGAATTACCGCCAGTTAATTTTCAAAATGAAAATATAGGCATGCCTCTTAATATGTTTATGAAATTATATGAGCATAATAGTAAATACTATTCTGTTTTACTTGGGGATAATGGAGATCCTTCATTTGCAAGTAAACTCAAAAATGCAACAAAACCTACACTTAGACAAACTTTTTATAATAATAATATAGATCCAGTAGAATTTGATTTTGTTTTAGAATATGTTCTTTCTTCAATGATTGGGATTATGAGTTATTGGTTTAGGAAGAATAAAGTGCTTCCGGCAGAAAGACTTATAGAATTAATAGCTGAACTTACAGAAAATGGAGTGAAAAAATATTTACTGTAA